Genomic segment of Candidatus Ancaeobacter aquaticus:
GTATATAATTTAATATATTCTCGTCTTTCGAGTCGATATCAACGCGCCTTAAAGCAACAGTAACAACCTCTGCTCCTGACACCTCCAATACATTCTTAACAAGTTCTTTTTGCGGAAATTTTCCCGTTCCAACAAAAAACCTACTTGAAAGAGTCTTATTGCCAATTTTTAATAGATCTTGCATACTCATCCACCACCAACGTAATTTACTATTTCAATCGTATCATCATTATTAATATATGTTTCGAACCATTTATCTTTTGAGACTATTTCACCATTATGTTCAATGACTATCGCGTCTTTATTCAGTCCTTTAGACTTTGTAAGAACTGATAAAGTGCACCTCTCACCAATGTTCATATTTTTTCCATTAATATTTATCTGCATTTCGCTATCTCAACCATTACTGCTTAGAAAAATACACCACTTTACGGACGGTAAAGTGGCATATTTAATTTAAATAACTCTAATCTTTTAAGACTTTGTCCAATCCCATGCTTCCTGCAATTGGTCAGTTTTATATGTTTTTAACTGTCCCTGCATGAAATGGCCGCTCACCTTTGTTGACCATTCAATCCATTTAGCATCACTTACGACTGCAATCTTCTCAAAATCATCTTTATGAGACATACCAAATTTTGCATCGTCCCATGCTGCACCGAGCTCCCAACCATGAAAATTTTCACCGAATACAAAAACAAAACGGCATTTACCGTATTCCTTCAATATTTCTTCTAATTTTGGGATCAATACTTCTTTGTAATCCTGATCCGTAAGTTTATCAATGCCTTTTACCCCTAATACATTGCCCTGACTTTCCGGTAAGATCTCGATCATATTCCCTCCTATGCTCTGTGTTGGGAATCAATAGTTGCCAAAAAAGGGGACTGTCCCCTTTTTATTGGTTGCCTAGCAAGGACTTCCTTCGCCCTACTCAGGACAAGCTCACTACTTACTACGTATTAACTTCTCTTTCTTTTCCCGACACCAACCCTTGATTTGCTTTTCTCTTCTCGCTGCATCTTTTTTATCAACATAATTCTCTATATGTAGTATTTCAGGATATCCGTGCTGCCTCTGCCTGTTCTTCACATCAGTCGTTATTCCTGTATAAAATAACTCCCCTTTTTTGCATATGTATAAATACCACATTATAACCAGCCTGAAAAGCGGACTATCCCTTTTTATTGGCTACCTAGCAAGGATTTCCTTCGCACAGCTCAGGACAAGCTCACTATTTGCATTACAACCAGTTAGTTTTTTTTAAAATATTGTAATCAGCCTAAAAAGGGGACCACCCCTTTTTATTGGCTGCCTAGCAAGGATTCGAACCTCGGTTACCTGATCCAGAGACAGGCGTGCTACCACTGCACCACTAGGCAGTCATATAGTATGTGTAATGTATACTAGTTTTAGTCCTAAATCAAGTTAATTCAGACTGAGAAATACACTGATTACTGCTATACACCCTCTCCACCCTCTTACTTATTCCGCACACAACTTCATATGGTATTGTTCCCGTAATACGTGCAATTTCTTCTACTGTTATCTCATTATCCCCCTGCCGCCCTATCAAAACCACTTCATCTCCAACACGCACCTCCGGTATATGCCCTACATCTACCATGATCTGATCCATTGTAACTCTCCCCACAAGTGGTGCATACTCGCCTCTTATTAATACCCGTCCCTTATTAGACAGCAGCCTGTTATAGCCGTCTCCATACCCTAAAGGTATTGTTGCAATAGTTGTCGCATTCTCAACAACATGTGTTTTCCCATAACTTATGGTTCTTCCCGGCCCGGTTTTCTTAATAAAAGACACTTTTGACTTTAATGAAAGTACTGGCTGAATATCATACTTCTTTTTGAATTCTGTGCTTGGATAAAGACCATACATAATAATCCCCGGCCGCACCATGTCAAAGTATGATTCGGGAATAGTTAAAATAGCTGCACTATTGGCCATGTGAAGGAGCGTTTCATTCGGACGTCGATCAGCACTGGTCACTGCTTTAAAAACCGCAATTTGCGATAATGAATACTCAATATCTTCATCTGAACAGGGAAAATGCGATAAGAATCCCTCAGCACGTAAATGCGTTAACTCTTTTATGTCTCTCATAAATTCACTTACATCTTCGTGCCATACACCTACTCTCCCCATACCGGTATCAATCTTCACATGAATTGGAATAATGATACCACTGGCCTTTGCCTCATCGTCTAAGGCTCGCGCCATATCTATATCACACACTATCGGCGTTAGTCGCGCGGAAACAATATCTGCTATGTGTTCCGTAAAAAGCTGTCCCAAGATCAATATATTACAATCAGCACTCAGTGCTCGAACCCTTTTTCCTTCAGATACATTCGCAACACCAAACCAGCTAATATTGTTCTCTAATAGTGATCGAACAACCTCGGTCGCGCCATGGCCGTACGCATCAGCTTTTACAATTGCCATTATACTGACATTTTCACCTACACATCGTCTAATAAAAGCAATGTTATGCTGTAATGACACAAGGTCTATCTCTGCCCACGCGTTTGACATCAACACTCTTTCTTTTTCTTTTTTAATGCTTCTAAACGCCTCTCTTCGGCTTGTGTTTTACGCAAATATATTGGTTCAATCGATTGGTATTCTCTTAAATTCTTTTTTGTCGCATTAGCAATCAGAAGTGCGCTACGAGAAGCTTTCGGCTCCCTGATATACACCTCAAGTCCTAAAGCTTCTGCCTGACTCACATCAGGCCCTACAAATAACGCATTCTTATAATACCGTTTCAATTTCCCAAGTGTTACTATACTGTCTTTTTTGTATTGAATAAGCTTCCCCTTTTCATTTTTGAATATTCTACAGTAATATTCATCACGGCGAGCGTCAAAAAGAACGACTACATATGCATGTTTCGTTAAATCAATATCGGGACAATGTCCTATTTCATAGGCAACATTATCAAATGCTGATACACCATATGTCGGCATAGTAAGAGCAGTTTGTACTCCCTGAACAAATGCTGCACCGATTCGTATACCGGTAAAGGATCCTGGACCCCTGCCAACCACAACAATATCAATATCATTGAGCGTTAATTTCTGCTTACCAAGGAGCGTATCAACTTTATTAACAAGATTTCTTGAATGACTACAATCTTTTGATATCGTAATCTCTTTTATTAATTTTTTAGCTGATACAATCGCTATCGAACCTTGGTTCGTTGACGTCTCTATTCCAAGCACATTCATGGATTTACCCTTTTTTTATTGATATGTACCGACCAGTTTCTGAAATCACTTTCATTTCTACTTTTGTATGTTCTTTGGGCAAATAATCTTCAATCTTGTCAGCCCATTCAATAATCGTTATGCCATCACCAAAAAAATATTCTTCATACCCTAAATCATATAACTCTTGAGGATCACTCAAACGATAGACATCAAAATGATACACTGTTTTTTTACCGTGATATATATTTATTAATGTAAATGTTGGACTCGCTATATACTTATCGGTAATACCACACCCGTAGAGTAACCCTCGAGTAAAGACTGATTTACCCGCGCCAAGCTCGCCAATAAGAGCGATAACGTCTCCGTTACGCAATTTTTTAGAAAATTTTTTCGCAAGAGAAAATGTTTCATTCTCACTTTTTGTTATTGTATGCACAATACCAGCTATAAGTTGTAAGCTATAAGTTGTGAGCTTAAAGCTGTTTTAAAAAACTACTTTTTATTCTTCGTTTTAAAGTGGTCGTATCCCTTATTCTCAGGGATAGTTACACTGCCATCTTTATTTACTAACCTCACACCTTTTTCAG
This window contains:
- the tsaE gene encoding tRNA (adenosine(37)-N6)-threonylcarbamoyltransferase complex ATPase subunit type 1 TsaE, with translation MHTITKSENETFSLAKKFSKKLRNGDVIALIGELGAGKSVFTRGLLYGCGITDKYIASPTFTLINIYHGKKTVYHFDVYRLSDPQELYDLGYEEYFFGDGITIIEWADKIEDYLPKEHTKVEMKVISETGRYISIKKG
- the alr gene encoding alanine racemase, producing MSNAWAEIDLVSLQHNIAFIRRCVGENVSIMAIVKADAYGHGATEVVRSLLENNISWFGVANVSEGKRVRALSADCNILILGQLFTEHIADIVSARLTPIVCDIDMARALDDEAKASGIIIPIHVKIDTGMGRVGVWHEDVSEFMRDIKELTHLRAEGFLSHFPCSDEDIEYSLSQIAVFKAVTSADRRPNETLLHMANSAAILTIPESYFDMVRPGIIMYGLYPSTEFKKKYDIQPVLSLKSKVSFIKKTGPGRTISYGKTHVVENATTIATIPLGYGDGYNRLLSNKGRVLIRGEYAPLVGRVTMDQIMVDVGHIPEVRVGDEVVLIGRQGDNEITVEEIARITGTIPYEVVCGISKRVERVYSSNQCISQSELT
- the thiS gene encoding sulfur carrier protein ThiS, translating into MQININGKNMNIGERCTLSVLTKSKGLNKDAIVIEHNGEIVSKDKWFETYINNDDTIEIVNYVGGG
- a CDS encoding STAS/SEC14 domain-containing protein, with the protein product MIEILPESQGNVLGVKGIDKLTDQDYKEVLIPKLEEILKEYGKCRFVFVFGENFHGWELGAAWDDAKFGMSHKDDFEKIAVVSDAKWIEWSTKVSGHFMQGQLKTYKTDQLQEAWDWTKS
- the tsaB gene encoding tRNA (adenosine(37)-N6)-threonylcarbamoyltransferase complex dimerization subunit type 1 TsaB, translated to MNVLGIETSTNQGSIAIVSAKKLIKEITISKDCSHSRNLVNKVDTLLGKQKLTLNDIDIVVVGRGPGSFTGIRIGAAFVQGVQTALTMPTYGVSAFDNVAYEIGHCPDIDLTKHAYVVVLFDARRDEYYCRIFKNEKGKLIQYKKDSIVTLGKLKRYYKNALFVGPDVSQAEALGLEVYIREPKASRSALLIANATKKNLREYQSIEPIYLRKTQAEERRLEALKKKKKEC